In Panicum virgatum strain AP13 chromosome 5K, P.virgatum_v5, whole genome shotgun sequence, the genomic window agtacgaagacagccacgggtcgtcccaggcctcgtcgtcgttcccgtgtccggcgaccgtgcacgggccgacgtctcagtactacacaactgcaggtaacgtagatatctctttaaaattagatcaagtgttgctacatatttactaatatcaccaacaggatacgatccagctaatgCGTTCGCCCATACTGGAATATTTAGAGGGGCACCACTAGTTGgtggaccgtatccagggatggtaccggggccacagataccggcctacacatgttagtttatgtttcgtatttcggtttttacatgtcatgacgaaagacacgagcgtacACTAACATCtgcattttatgcgtaggattctacctcgatgcgggcgccggaccttcttcctcctttcgacctggtacaaaacactcaatcaatacactcactaatttaccacgcaatatttgttggtttacgtttatatgttacgcagggtttgtttcgagtacgttcgttccagataatgagggcgtcaccttagacgaactcgacagcttgactccagactcacctggcgcgcacggtgaccccgatgtcttggggtattcacagttAGGAGGAGCACAACTTgtgatctctcagcagcagacaccgcagccccttttgcgtcctgagcgacaggtgaggtctccggatcgtcacacctactccgagggccatgtccgtgcccagcagagggctaagagggtccgacgccctaagagtggttagatatatccgatgtttgtatatctgatatttatttgtaatgagatagttgtggaccacttatttgtacacttcaacgttcgcctctgatcactctcgtattttccattacatatgatagatggtatgtttatgcttcgatgctccattaggactaactacaattcaaactcgatattatgtacatgtccagtgaatgcaagttaggtacgagacatacatacaagcataatacaacattaacaatactaaatgcgaatacatcttgaaCCGATGAAAatcatatattatatattatgacatgaaatcatctaggtcgtcatcccagttgacagatggtggtgctgcaggtggtgtagtatgacTCGACGAActtcttgcctttccctttctctcttttctggatctacgttcatgtacagggggaggaacatcatgtgttggaggccatggtttggggggcataaagtcatctatatcgtcatcccagttaacacaagttggtgcttgaggtgctgcagcatgacttgacgaagctcttccctttctctttctctcttttctggatctaggttcatgtacaggggaaggaacatcatgtgttggaggccattgTTTGGGGGGCATGTCGTCATccaagttaacacaacttggtgcttgaggtgctgcaacatgacttgacaaATCTCCGGTCATCTGTTTTTGTGGAGGCCAaatactatcacccgaagatcttctccacctccttcgcATAAGTCCActgaagatacataccaatttacggaaatttggtatcgatttgttcatcaactccgtgtcctcggggtaatcctagcatataattaaacaacaatgttactgtttcatacatatggattccaaatgatggacgggattagaactgaatgagagttaccttaatgtacATATCATACACCTctgaccgcatccatatcttaccagagctttgtaagaatccaatgatattaggatgattcgctagttcacatactctcatgtatatcttccgacgttctagcaagtgtctctttacatcttgcgttgtaatacttcgaaataatgtgaaatctttaaactctactattttggacaacaccatctctatcgtaccatccgctaacggatccaacttcttactgataacaagatgggtcatgatatcaaataTTAtattagatttttcttcggtacatgaaaatcctccacaattggaggcagtcattgccttatgttgcaatatcaataaggtattgtcataattctattctaattcataattaaattaaaaacaagtctgtaatagtactgaaattgtaatactaaacgagtgttctaaagcaccaaatctaattcagctaatccgctaattaaattaaattgttatacaatatcaatggattcatacggaagctaccggtagatcacaagtgcgcaattcggcagagcttcgccgcttttcttctcctcactcctcttttttttttgaatttttggtgtaatttttgggctcaaatgagatgGGAATGgaggccagggcttatatagagTGGGAGACCCCCtggcccctgtcgcccggggGGCGACAGTCCCCCCTCCCTCCACACACCCCCGCCCAtggacctctttgcaaattcaaaaaaaaattacattaatGTCCTGTCGCCCTGgggcgggcgaccggggggcattttcaaaatttttcaaaacggacatatatttttgaaatttttattttttttaaatataaaaaagaaaaagacgccTTTCCTAATTGTTCTACCTCCTCTTCCCCGTGGGCCGCCGGCCCATTCGGACCTCGGAATGCGACGAATCGGACGGCTGcagccggcgcgcggccggagCGGTGGCCCGATCCTGGCCGCTGGAATTCTGCGGGCGCGAGGGTTTTTGTCGCTGCGGTCGCAGGGTTTTCCTTTGGCTGCTGCGGACCGGTGACAGGCGGACAGGCGGACGCATCCTCTTCCCCTCCCGCGAGCTCGAGGCGGATCGCTCCGATCGATCCGTGCCgcgggcgccatggccgccgcggggGACGCCGCGCGGTGCCCCGAGATCCCCCGGCGGTGCCACCACTGCGCCGGGCCGCTCTCCAAGGACATGGTACGGCGACTCCCCCGGATCGTTCGTCTCCCCTCCCGTCCATATGATCCTGCTGCCAGCCGGCAGGGTCGCGGTGGCTCTGCTGCGTCCATGTTTTTGTTACGCCTAGCCTGTTGTTACTGCTACTAGTGGTTGCTGATTCTCCGCCTCCGAATTCGGGCGGTTGACCACCTATTTTGGCCCGACTCAGTTCCCGTTCTGCAAGTCGTTGGTACTTAGATGAGCCTCTATGGTCGTGAAAGTAGTTAGTTTGCAGAAATTGAAACCGGCAGCACGGCCGGGGATTATTGTCGGGATTGGAGGAAGAATAATAGGCTAATTCCATGTTTTTTATAAGCTTGACCTGCATTTTTCACTGCAGCTAGTGGCTGGTTCTCCACGTATTACCTTACCTGTATtgcaggggcgaagctagagctGAACCGAGGGGAGTGCAGTGTATACAAATGTAGTTTATGTTGGCCGAGTACATAGAGTCGGATGCAAGTCCAAAAACAataatttttgcaatttttttggtAAGAAACTAGAAGAGATAACTATAGAACTTTTGGTGTCTGAGGTAATTCTAATAAAAGATCGAGCTTTTGGTCAAAAGAAAAGAGATAACTATAGAACTTCCGAAAAGCAAACATCAGTTAAGGTTTTATTTCCTCTGTATGGCCAGTGACAAGGTTGTTTGTCATGAAGCAAGTAGAAACATCGATTGGAGAGCAAGAGGAGCAAATAGAGAGGTAAAGAAGGTGAGTGGCGAGTAGGAGGAGCAAACAGTGACAAACAAGGTGTGGAATGATTGATCACTATAGATACTCTAACAACGTTTATGGAGTATCATTATAGGGTTTATGGTGTGGATCGATTCCATAAAGAGTCACAACATTCAGGACACTCTAACAGCTAGACAAATAAACACTTTGCCGTTAGCTGCTTTTAATCGTGTCTTGTGGGTGCATGGTAATGGATGAGGGGGGTGCATACAAGGTGAAAGATTGATGGTTAGCACTTAAATTAGTTTTTGGcctgggtgcagccgcacccACAGACCTGCACTTGGCTTCGCCCCAGCTGTATTGTCCTTTTCTTTAATATACTTACCTCGATTTGGGCTTGTCTTGGTTCGTGCTGCGAGTTTTGGTGCTCAGATACGCCTATGTTCTCGAGAGTagtcattttgtgcacattgaCATTGGATGCCCAGCAGGGAGCTTTGCTTTTGGAGTTCATGGAAGAATTCTTGGCTAATTTTCTAAAGTAATTAACACAACTGGACTAATGCTCGATTTTGCTATTGCTTTAAGGAAACAAGCAGCTGGACGGTGTCTCCAATGGTTCGAGATAGCTTCTCCATGGTGTGTTCTCTTTTCTACTGTGACTGATGTTCTGTAAGATCTTAGTACTTCGCTGTGGCAGTTTAGTATTTACACATGTTTACCTCCATCTTGTGGCAGATTGGTTCCGCTGTTGGGGGTATAGCAGCAGCATTTTATGGCTTCAACCACAGTATGTTCTCTTCTGTAATCGATCTGAGTTGCTTTTACACTAGTTGATGTGTGGGTGTGGCAGTTTTACCATTTATTTGCTCCACCTTGTGACTATAAGGGGCTGTAGTTTAGTTATTTTGGTATCTGCTATCCACAGCTTATCTTGCATATGTGATTGTGACTTCTGAGTTGTGTTACTTGTCGATACCTGCCTGCCTTACTGTGCTGAACCTCATTAGCATTCAATCCACCGGAAACTTTGCATGGTTATATTATTCTGTTGGACCAGAAAAAAAGCTTTATTTATATTGTCCTCCCAGTTTGGGATTGTCTTTGCATCTGAAAATAATACTTTGCACATGGCAATTGGGATTGTCTTTTCATCTGAAAATAATACTTTGCACATGGCAAAATATTTGTTCATCCAGATCTCACCTGGTACATATGGAAGATCCTCCACCTCATTAGTTCATGTTATTTTCTCATCTTTATTTATATCATGTGGATGTTTTTTGCTGGGTATATTGTAAGTCTTGGTCAACTGGTGCTGCTGTACAAATGATAATTATTTTGAAATTCTAATGCAGCTATGCCTGTTGTTCGACGTTACATAAAGGGGCCAATGTGGATGCATTTTCTTGTTGGTGTAAGTTATCATATTACTTTTATAATTCATACATCCATACTTTTCTTATGGACCTGTTTTGCATGAACATTTGGagttaggaatttttttattaaCTTCATGACCATTGCCAATACAGCCTTCAAGGTATGACATCAGAACCTGAAAGGGGAAGATGTGTCATTTTCTATATGTACCAATAGTCAAGACCTAATTAATTCTATGCTGTTGTAAACACAGCATTCACGACTTGTCTATGGTCATAGCTGAATATCTAATCAGACTTTGTTCTATTTAACAATTCTATCAAATCAGATATTCTCAGGAATGTGCACCTGGTTGAGATTTCTTAGTGTATATCCATAACTGCACCTGAGAGAAGTTAGAACCAAAAAAATGTTGGGCACTGTCTTTTTGTTCTAGAACAATAAAAAATGGATCACGTGGTGATCTGGTTCAAAGAAGTACTTACTCTGATCCTCTTTTTCCTTCCTCATGCAGGCACCCCCAGTTATTGTTTTCTCTTCTGCATGTGCTGGATTAGCAGGTTGGGCGTTTAATATCTTCTAGATGTACTTATCTTTGTCTGGTTAGATATTTTATGTGCATATTCTGTTGTCAATAATGTTAGCGTTTTTATTATCATAGTAATGCTGGATGTAACTACATTCGATTTATAGAGATTTTATGTTCTGGATAAGTTTTGTTTGTTGGCTATGTCAGACGGTTCATATTATTCACTGATTGATAAAATGCACATGTTCCTTTAGTAATTGTGAAAGTATATCCTGTTAAGTATCTACCATGCAATTTcattcatattttgcttttgaAACCTCCAGTTCTCGTGTGATTAAACCCTTGTAAGGCAATTTATGTGCACATCATCTTGCCCATTGAATTATATGAATCATCAACACATAACTGGCATATAGTTGTGCAGACTAGCAGCTCCTCATCCCTCGGTGCCTCCCACCATGCTCGCATCCGGCGGGCAATGGCAACGCCACCCTGCAATCACAGCAAGGATTCACTGTCACTCGATCGATTGGCCACATATCTGTTGTGTGCTCACCGGTTGCTGAGGTTAATTATGTTGAATGTTTTTCTATATAGGCTGCCATTGGGCACATGCA contains:
- the LOC120706441 gene encoding uncharacterized protein LOC120706441 — protein: MAAAGDAARCPEIPRRCHHCAGPLSKDMETSSWTVSPMVRDSFSMIGSAVGGIAAAFYGFNHTMPVVRRYIKGPMWMHFLVGAPPVIVFSSACAGLAGGTIPAAAQLVSSSYHAAMSSPSSACSSPHTAMASQSFARPASHDDMHKARSSSPL